From Coffea arabica cultivar ET-39 chromosome 9c, Coffea Arabica ET-39 HiFi, whole genome shotgun sequence, one genomic window encodes:
- the LOC113708768 gene encoding riboflavin biosynthesis protein PYRR, chloroplastic translates to MALSFSFGGLPVPPLIDRTTTACSSNNSSSSHAFDAAYIKRAAELADKSAGFTAPHPNLGCVVATTANGSGKGGRPGVVVGEGYLYAEGTSPAELQAVESAGELSRGATAYLNMEPGDCYSDRTAVSALVNAGISRVVIGIRHPLPHLRGNAIRALRSEGLKVDVLGEDIQSKTIEEALKSCLLVNAPLLFRAANRVPFSVLKYAMTLDGKIAASSGDASWISSKKSRTLVFQLRGRSDAVIVGGNTVRRDNPRLTARHGGGHLPRRIVMSRTLNLPEVANLWDVAEVPTIVATQRGAQKSFQKYLASKDVEVVEFDILNPKDVMEYFYDRGYLSILWECGGTLAASAITSGVIHKVHAFVAPKIIGGRNAPSPVGELGMVEMSQAMELIDVSYEQIGPDMLISGFLQPVPDLSPTIPSIEETSAVDPSVSPYESSIIFFYKTWDPYGAFSNFSPHAIRIPDENGDYFTWPSLEHYYQAQKFIGVTNPIAQTCLDEIKSARSPEEAARIGRKIQRQHPHLVRDDWESVKINIMYKGLKCKFSIYPHLNSMLLSTAGSVLVEASPHDLFWGGGRDGEGLNYLGRLLMQLRSEFLGDFSASHDQSTTHQERKDELNRL, encoded by the exons ATGGCGCTATCATTTTCGTTTGGAGGACTTCCTGTTCCTCCTCTTATCGATAGAACCACCACTGCTTGCTCATCCAATAACTCATCCTCATCCCACGCTTTTGATGCTGCGTATATCAAACGCGCCGCGGAGCTAGCCGATAAGTCCGCCGGCTTCACCGCTCCCCATCCCAACTTGGGCTGCGTCGTTGCCACCACCGCCAATGGCTCTGGAAAAGGAGGACGACCAGGAGTCGTGGTTGGGGAAGGTTATCTTTACGCTGAGGGTACCTCTCCGGCTGAGCTCCAGGCCGTCGAGTCCGCCGGTGAACTGTCCAGAGGCGCCACAGCTTATCTCAATATGGAGCCCGGCGATTGCTACAGTGATCGCACCGCCGTCTCTGCTCTGGTCAAC GCAGGAATTAGTAGAGTTGTAATTGGAATTAGGCATCCTCTGCCACATCTTCGGGGGAATGCTATTCGAGCCTTGAGAAGTGAAGGACTGAAGGTTGATGTTCTTGGGGAAGATATACAAAGTAAAACTATTGAG GAGGCTTTGAAATCCTGTCTCCTAGTTAATGCTCCTTTGCTTTTTAGAGCTGCTAATCGAGTTCCATTCTCTGTTCTCAAGTATGCAATGACCCTTGATG GAAAAATTGCTGCAAGTAGCGGGGATGCATCGTGGATAAGCAGCAAAAAGTCAAGAACTCTAGTTTTTCAATTGCGGGGCAGGAGTGATGCTGTAATTGTTGGAGGAAACACTGTACGCAGAGATA ATCCACGTCTAACTGCAAGACATGGAGGTGGCCATTTGCCTAGACGAATTGTAATGTCAAGAACTCTTAATCTTCCTGAGGTAGCAAATCTTTGGGATGTTGCTGAGGTACCCACTATAGTTGCAACACAAAGAGGTGCACAAAAGAGTTTCCAAAAATATCTTGCTTCCAAAGATGTTGAAGTGGTGGAGTTTGACATTTTAAACCCAAAAGATGTTATGGAGTACTTCTATGACCGTGGTTATCTCTCAATCCTTTGGGAATGTGGAGGCACATTGGCTGCATCTGCCATTACATCTGGTGTCATACACAAA GTACATGCATTTGTTGCTCCAAAAATCATTGGAGGAAGGAATGCCCCTTCTCCTGTCGGCGAACTGGGGATGGTTGAGATGTCACAGGCTATGGAGCTGATTGATGTTAGCTATGAGCag ATTGGGCCTGACATGCTTATAAGTggatttcttcagccagtccctgACCTGTCCCCTACTATTCCATCAATTGAAGAAACCTCTGCAGTTGATCCTAGTGTCTCTCCTTATGAATCAAGTATCATATTCTTCTACAAAACATGGGATCCTTATGGtgccttttcaaatttctctccCCATGCAATTCGAATTCCTGATGAAAATGGGGATTACTTCACCTGGCCAAGTTTAGAGCACTATTACCAG GCACAAAAATTTATTGGAGTGACCAATCCTATAGCTCAGACCTGTTTGGATGAAATAAAATCAGCTAGAAGTCCTGAAGAAGCAGCTCGGATAGGGAGGAAAATACAGAGACAACACCCTCATCTG GTGAGAGATGATTGGGAATCTGTCAAGATTAATATCATGTACAAAGGCTTAAAGTGCAAGTTCTCCATATACCCACATCTAAATTCCATGCTGCTCTCAACAGCAGGTTCTGTTCTTGTAGAAGCTTCACCCCATGACCTGTTCTGGGGTGGAGGTCGAGATGGAGAAGGCCTGAATTATCTTGGAAGGCTGCTGATGCAGCTGAGATCTGAGTTTTTGGGTGACTTCTCAGCATCACACGATCAGTCTACTACTCACCAGGAAAGAAAAGATGAACTGAATAGATTATAG